The genomic stretch tgaatttacactGCAATCGAAAATTTTTCCTCCgcattttacccatctgtgtgTGACACTCACAAAGTTTGGTCACATTTGTGTTTATATGTTTATTTGGTTTCATttgatgtgtttatgtgtttagtTTAATGCAGTCGACTTTGCCATTGTGATCCTGTTCTCAATGCACTTTAATTCCAAGCCTTTTTAATAAGAGAGTAGGGATTCCTGTTTTTCTGAGGTGCTACCAGTAGGGGGCAGTTAATCACTGACTGTGCTGCGATTATCTACGGTTCTCGAACTTTCCTCTCAGACCAGAGAGGCATTCGTGAAAGCAAGCCATgttgtctgtcatcatcatttTTTAACCCTGTTTTTCAGGTGAGCACTGTATGAAAATATACACTAAAATCATTTTAATACGTTTACAATGACATAGTACATatttattagtgctgtcaattccaggtgccacgattaaaagtcctcaccaggattttgctcaagcttgctagattttctaattagcaatccaggtaaaattagtggaatcaacacaatacaggaagcctgagcaacatcctggtgaggacttttaatcgcggcacctggaattgacagcactaatatttatacatttatgtTGGTTGGTGCATTGAGTAGAGGCGAATTATTTAGTTAAAAAAGCCGATGTACGAATTGAGAGTGGTGAAATGGCGGTTGTCACTGTAtatgtattttgtttgttttcttattACTGTTAAACTGATAGTTGGCTAAGTTTCTGAATGTTAAGTACTGAGAAGGTAATGATTTGGGATGTGAGCAAGACTAGCTATTTTTGCTATTCTATAAGATGAGGTAACGCTACTTATCATATAGCTATCCGCTCTCCACTGAGTTCAGTGAAACGCTGTTAGCGAGCTTCTCTTGTTTTTAGTCTCGAGCACCTATGTAACGGACATTCAGTCAGCAATATCCAAGTGTCATTTACTTAGTATATGAAATACTCTGCGTGTTGAGACTAGTAATATTTTCTCATTCAAAATGTGAGTTGATGATGCTGTAACGTTTTGGAAAACTGACGTGCCTAAAATGAGACGATAGTACAACTCCGGTAGGCATACATTCAGCGTAGTGTAACGAGTAAGAGCTAAGGTATCAGTAAAGCTACAGTTATCATTGTGTTTGTTTGATAAATATGTCTGGCTTTGTGattttatgtttgtttcatACTGAATGGAAGTTTGTACTGGGAACAAACCCAGAAAAGTCAAAAGGAATTTATTGAGAAAGATCATTTCTAAATAAACAGACCAGAGCTGCGTTCGTGAAAGCAAGCCGTGTTGTCTGTCATCATCCTTTTTTAAGGACTTTTTTCAGGACTACAATCTGCCCATAGGGGTTTCACGCTTGGGACTTGTAACAGattctgtgcaattagaacacacacacacacacacacacacacacacactagtgattactagggggctgtggtgcacacatgcccagagcggtgggcagccctagcccggcgcctggggTGCAGTTGGggtttaggtgccttgctcaagggcaactcagtcatggcctcaggcctgggagtcgaaaccacaaccctccagtcacaagaccagttccctaccacaggaccataaCTGCCCATGAATGAATTTTTAACCTAcagtacgtacacacacacacacacgttcttagattttgcttctttttttctTGGGCAATAAAAATACTAGATTTTCCGCGCTCGTGATTTTTGAATTGGATTTGACTCCATACAATGCATTCAGTGGTAATTAATGCTTTGTGGTTTTTTATGATGTTTTTATGATTTTTATTAGACTTTTGATTttttggcattttaaaagtttaattgttcaaaacatttcaaattctTTATTTAAATAGCTTGATGTATGTTTTATAATGAACTGTTCTACTTCGCAGATGTTTACATTGCACCGTGACGTGTGAGAAGGTCCTTCCTCTAGTTAACGAAGCGGCTAACAGATCAAACGACCTTCTGCTCCGCAGAAATGATGGGCAGTAAAATGGGTACGATTGCAGCCGGTATCGGTGGGGCCTTGTTCATCGGTTATTGCGTTTACTTCGACAGGAAACGAAGAAGTGACCCTAACTTCAAAAAAATACTGCGTGAACGTGAGTACTGAAAACCGTGTAACTACGGTTAGCTCGTGGTAGATAACGTGAGGTAGTTGGCTACAAAACCATCTTGCTGAGTTTAGCTACTATAGGAAACGACAGCTAATCTCTGCAAAGTAGCTTACAACTGTGGAGATTATTAAAACGCGTTTTCCTGATATGTAGTACTAATAAGGCCAAATGGTTATGAAACGATTGCAGTAAATGAGCCGAGAATAGCTAACCTGTTAGCCACTTTAGAACATGCATAGCCTATGCGTGTTGCGGCCTACCTCGCTATTTACTTTCAGGTAGTAGCTGATCTCCCCTGTCTTTGATTAGCCAGCTAGACAAACCTGCATCAGCATGCACCACCTCTAAATGTTCGTGGTTAATTTGCTACTTTATACCAACATTTAGAATACTTGCTAGTTCGTTTCGTAGTTTTGGCTAGCTAACTAGTTACTGAGTCTTTTTTATATGCTTTAACTtgtcataataataattattattattcaattGTTTTGATGATATGCTGATTTGTATAGGCCAAATCCGCAATAATTCCGCTCTGACCGTTCTCATTGAAGTCACATGGCTACAAATCCGAGCTCTGACCACATAAAAATTGACTCAGATCTTATTTGAAATGGACGGATGTGTTCTTACACAGCGTGCCGTACATTGACACTAACCCTACCAACATTGCTGGCTAGTTGGTAACTAGATCAGTCTACATTTTACTTACCATTTATTTTTCCAGGTAGGATGAAGCAGAAAATCTCTCAGGAAAAATCTGGATTAGCCAGGGTATGGTACATCTCTTACAGCATATATACATCTGTTTGACATTCATGGAAATTCAATattttcacaaatgtgcttATGACTATGAGCTTATACTCTAAGCTGGTATGTCAGTAATTTTTCTCTTGTATGCAAGGCTGTGCTGGAACATCCTGTCCAAATTCACAATCTGTTAAATACAATTGTTTACTTTTTTATCTGTCAAGCTACCAGATCTGAAAGATCCTGGAGCTGTGCAACAGTTCTTTCTTGATGAGATTCAGCTTGGGGAGGAGCTGTTGGCACAGGGTGAGAAATTAATTTGCATCGCTTGGTCCACATCAATTACAGTCTGAATTATCTAGCAACTCTGGTCTGTCAGTACAACAGCAGTAAAAGTCAACACTGATGTTACTTATTCAGATGTAAACTTTTAATATATTGAATACTGATGAAAGCTTGAATATTTTTTTCCCTCTCAGGAGACTATGAGAAAAGTGTGGACCATTTGACTAATGCTATTGCTGTGTGTGGACAGCCCCAGCAGCTCCTACAAGTCCTCCAGCAGACTTTACCTCCTCCTGTCTTCCAGATGCTCATTACCAAAGTGCCCACCATCAGCCAGGTGCATTTACCACATTTTCGCTTCAAAAAAACATCCATTCTATTTTCAGTTTTATAGAGGGTGTGTATTAAATTAGAGAACTAAACAGGTGTAATGGTTATTAGCAAGTACATGCTTGAAAAGATAATTTTTTATGCATTCTTCAAACCCCCCCAATGGTTTGTTTTAACTTTTGGGATAAGCAAGAATGCAACAGCAATACCTAGAATTATCCAAAGTTAATGGTCTTTGTTCAGTGACCTGTGACTATTTCACCTCTAGGACACTAATCTAATTTAACTTTAGTCCACGGTTCTTGACCATTCAGTCTGCACCAACTGTCTCACTAAGTGTCCCTCGTTTTTCTTTCATAGCGGATAGCAAATGCCCAGAACTTGGCTGAAGATGATGTTGAATGAAAATGTGGATTTTGATTGGATAGTCATAGAGTGGTTTAATAAAAGATTCAGTCTAGGTCATGATCTCTTAAATGCTGCTACGAAGCCTctctcttttgtgtgtgtttaatttaaATTGAATACATAGTTATGCATTTTTGGAGAGTAGTCAGCCTTCACATTGTAGATGGAAATTTTGATATGACATGTTTAAAATTAATGCTTACTATGATGGGCAGAGATTACTGTCACTACTGTCAAAGGAAGATGCATGACTTCACATTTCTCCATATTTAAAGAGTTAATTTCAAAACTAATATTTCAGCTTGAACTGTGGATTAAATATTGATAGTCATTTGAGTTGTTTCTATGTAGTTTGAAAATAAAAGATGAAACATTTCTTTATCAATGTTGATGTATAGTTTTGATTATTCTATGATTATGATATGAATGATTACGTGTTTGCaacacatggatacacacaaAGGTATAAACCAAAGATTGTTTAATGGCAAAATCTCTGACATCTGTACTGATTTTTTCCATGTAGTTTCCACCAGTAGGAGGCAGTAATAACAAAGAATAGGTGTGGTTCCTTGGGGTGTTTATTTTTTACCATTACAATCGTACTCAGGGTGGACAGGTACTCACCACAATATGGTAGCAACACTTCTACATTTTACTCTGTGCATACTGTGACTTTTATTGCATGCCAGCACTTTTCACAAGCACCCCATACTCTTCTGCACTTAGGTTCTGGGCAATGCATAATACCCAGGGTAAATTGCATATGATGCTCACCCGTGCTATCTGAGCCTAATTTAAAACAAGTAACATTACTTATTGGCTTGGCTTCAAATGGGCACAAATAGAATGCACAAGTCAGATGATGATGCTTAATGGAGGCTGGAAACAGCACGATAATGAGAGCACCTCTCCTAGCAATGAGGAGCCTGTTGATGTAGCATCAGCAAAAACATAATTCTAGATGAATGGCCTGATTGTTGGTCAAAGGATCAAATTATGTATTTttgaatatacacacacacaacaatacaCACATAATGGAATCGCACAAATATTAAATTATTTGTGTATTATATATGATCAAATGAATAGTTTGGTAAATGGCAATCACTTTGAATAAATGGGTTTATAGTGTGATCATCAGTGATATATCCTTCACTGTAGAAATTCAgaatttaatactttatgattTGTTAATAACAGCCTATACACCCAATCAGTATGTGAATAAAGGGAGTTCTGATATAAAGGGAACTCCAAACACTGATAACAATAGTTAATAGTTGTTAAGATGTAATGTAAAGGACAGAGATGTATAGTAATGAAGTACAACTatttcactactgtacttaagtactaaaatgctgtatctgtactttactggagtattttttttcctacttccacttttacttcactacatattttccattagtttaatactcttactccgatacattttttacatgcTGTAGGCCTATAGTTACTTGTCACAATTATAAACGTTAGCTAGGATTCAAACCCGTATTATCATCACTGCCAGAGTGGTAGATGGCGCTGTCACCAGGTCAAGAGAGCATGAGAAAATGCtttgctgctgccttcactggtttatacttgacgcgtcgatTGGTGCAAGGGTACCTgcaatgacgcaatcgcggtggctctgcccATGCGCGTTACCCCtgcgcgcggtcgtgcacctctcgatttttgtgcgtgagaagttacaaggtggaattcatgcacttgtaaggcactttcaaggtccatgttcaatattttctagcaccttcagcttaatttacatatttatacaaataaacatatttgtatatgttatatatatatatatatatatatatatatatatatatatatatatatatatatatatatataacaaaaaaaagggACCCCTCACCCCTTAAAAGTGTTCTACCTTTGGATAGGACAATGTGTAAAAAATTTTAAGTCATTATGATAATATTTAGTAGTCCCCCAAGGGCGTCAAAGTTTTTATCTACCCGAAAATCATATTTTCGACACGATTTTCCATATTTGAGCAGTTTTATTGAGTGCATATAATGTTTTTACATGTCTTATACATCATAGCGAGTTATTTAACAGTTCTGCATCAATTGTTCAAACATGCAATGCTCAAATTGCACATATTTGCTCAAAATGTGCCAAAAATGCTTCAAACTGGCTGTTTTTTTGTTAATTTAACAGCAAAACTGAAAGTAGCAATCATGAACACAATCAACAGTCACAAATAAAAACCTTAACATattcacacactcaatcacaaacATGTCGGATTGTCGGTGATGGCAAACACTGGATTCCAGTAGAAACTGAAGTCTACactctacaatttaaatgttTACAAGGTCGTTGCGGTCAGATGTCTTAAACTTGCTTCGATGATTCTCAACAACTTGCAGGAGGAACTGCCTTTGTTCTTCATTTTTCACTGAGCCATTGAATTGCTGAATTAATGCCACACCACGCTCAGCAGAATCGTTGACATAGGGAATATATCTCACAAAGGTCAACGCTTCTTGATATGACGGAATAACAGGCCACGACTCTGAAGACTGATCTAGAAAGCTGCTGTCCAACCCGGTTACATCAAAGAAAGTTCTTGAGACAACCAACTGTGACATGTCTCTTGGTACCTGTTTATTAACATGTAAACCTCTTTCAGATTGCATGGTTGCAACTAAACGAGCTTTTTCGTCAGCAGATGAAAGATCTGAAAACAGTGCAAGAGTTGCTAGTTCTGGTGTCAGGTACCACGAGTGCCTTTCCATCATTCGCAAACCAACATCTCGTAGTTTTTCATCGTCATAATTCTGCAATCGCTGAATCAACAAAAGATCATTGATTGGAGCATCAGATGCAGTTCGGCTGGTGAACCAGGATTGAAGATAGATCATCACGACAAACCTGTTGAAAAGCTGAATGCCTATTTTCTCGCGTGCCGTCAAGTGCAGCACAGATTCGTTGCTGGAAAGCAGAAGTTCAATTTTGAGTGAATAGATGGCTTTAGCCATCCATCTGGCTCTGTGCATTGCTCCAGGTCTTCTAACTGCAGTTTGACTTGGGATACCTACTGCAGATGCAGCCAACTGAAGAAGCTCCAAGTAATCGTCACGGGGATGCTGCTGTGTTATCTGGTCTTGGATGAATTGTCGAAGGTTCTCTGGTGCTTCAATGAGTGGAACTTGATGCACTGAAAGTTCACGGCTATTAAGTTGTGACCATTTGTTGCGAAATCTCTTGAAAAGCAAGACTTCTGGGCCTGTTGATGGTCCTAGACAAACCTTAAGGACATCAGCTAGTAACACTTCGAACATATGATGGCGACATGCTAGCCAAAGTAGTTCACGTCCCAGCATATTCTCAAGAAGAGTGCATGCTCCTTGCTTGTTACCTGTGTTGCAAGATGTGGTATCAAAGCACATTCCCACAACATTATCGGCACAGTCTCACATTTTCATATGGTCCAAAACTGATCTTGCCGCAGCATTCCCAGTACCTTCAGTAGTCTTTGGAACACCAAGCAGCTTAACAGACCCATCAGTACTTGAAGTAATCAAAATGGCCAGTCGATCAACCAAAGAAGTATTGTCGCCATCGATGTCAGGTAGTAGCTTACCATCCCAATGAACAATGCATTTACAAGATTGGAAATCCATTCTGATTTTCTTTGCAGCAGTTTCATGGAATAGTTGGCGTCTACGATGAATTGTACTTCTTGAACTGATTGCTGCGTGAGCGGTGTTTCATTAGATTATTGCGCTCATTGTACAGGTCTTTTATCTTCTGGACGATTTGATGCTTCTGTCTAACTGGCAAGTGGGACTTTACCCAAAAAGGAACCAACTGATTGTAAACGTCATGTGCGCTATCAGTGACTGTCATCTTCTTAGTGATGTGGTAGTAAGTAAAATTCTGAAGCACATCACGACCACTGGGTAAACGAGCACCAAGCAGCATCTCTGTTGGATGACCAATCAGCCATACATTGTCACTACTGCGAGTGACCAAGGATGTTGCCATAATCTGTCAATAAGATAAAATTGCTGCCAGCATTAATCACACAATGCTTAGATAGTGATGCACTAAATGCACTAGAAAAAGTTTATTACAGAAACTTGAGAACTTAGAATTATTAGTACTACAAAAAATAACAATAGTACAAATAACTACAATAGAGTTCATGGGTGACTACTTAACGGCCTACTGCCAGCCCTTACTAGTACTAGTTACTACATAAAACCAATAGTCACAATTTGAAGTTAAATATGTGACACAACAGTGGTCAACTGATTTATCACCATTATTAATCATCATTACTCCGCAAAACATTCATTACCAGAATTAATTGATTATTTTATAATCAAAATAACTGATAAATTCTCAAAATTGCTGTCTGAAAATCATGGCAGCCAtttgtaaacaaaaacaaagaaaacaaatttAACAAATAAGTAAATTACTTAATACTTACAGTTCATGCATGATGAGTTGCAGTATTGGATTGGTGTTCCTGTTTCTCACTCTTAAAAACTGACTAAAAATCGTAGCTTTAAGCATTTTCGGCACATTTTTAGCAAATATGTATACTTGTAATGTGTGTTTTGAACAATTGATGCAGAACTGTTAAATAACTCGCTACGATGTATGAGACATGTAAAAACATATGCACTCAATAAAACTGCTCAAATATGGAAAATCGTGTCGAAAATATGATTTTCGGGTAGATAAAAACGTTGACGCCCTTGGGGGACCACTAATTATTATCATAATGACTTGAAATTTTTTATACATTGTCAAATCCAAAGGTAGAACACTTTTAGGGGGTGAGACTTAAGAATATCagactttgtttttttttgggacaccctaatatatatatccgaaacgatatgtggtagtataaagaaacacccctcaaaaacgggaaggaacatttacctgatgaattttaatgttgcattgtgttccaggtttgaaaagtgctggaatttaggctaaagtacttgaaaatgcttgaaattgtaactacttcgtttcacaacaaatggctGTCTGACtgcacagttctcttgtattacgttaacaaatacgagcctctcaggacgaaacatgagagaacgtgaagacgttaagattgggcgttttgaaaataaacaaccattaaataatgtaataaaaaagtgaatatttcgagtatatgtataaattagtggtgggccgttaacggcgttcgttaatttgatactcttatcgggcgatataaaaattatcgccgttaatctattcttaaagttgggttgggaactgggtcaaaatgggtaagcaaactatgaagactttcaacttgatagtttagctcggctgaattcctaaccaaattgcacagtaggggcgagaacgagttttcaaacctgtgaattacaaatcgggcctgtgtttacatggatgcagccatgaattcgccaggtttgcttcatggaaaattcatttttaggaacgtaaaatgttaccggagcggagctcggagtggtcgttttctgcatggtcctagtgctagattcgtcgctatttaaatatatctttttaaccgttaaaactgcagaggaccaataccggcttttgaaaaagtcccccccaaattacgtccgtgaggtaaatgtactaaatgtttgcttacatttcaaatatcatgtttagctgaataaacgtTATCAACCccctttaatgtacagtatgtaggcttacaaattcatgtttaactaaataaaccgttgaacacgagtagcctacattttattgagcatgttttttttcttcaagtatcaaagtagaacagctttctcaagcagtcattgatgcatttttgaaacaggagatgagcccctggtctaatgcaccctctgtattaagaaaccttatctcaaaaactgacttttagtcattacttgagtagcacgcatatgagccattttaatatagattaatctagattaatttcaagatttcagtgagattaatctagattaaaaaaatttatctatgcccacccctagtataaatatttaacttaagtttaacgtgctgggaaatattgaaatggaccttgaaagtgacgtacaagtgcttaaaTTCCACCTTATACAGATGTATGAAcctggcaaacatgactttgttcattgcagtgcgcgcaaagttacaaa from Brachyhypopomus gauderio isolate BG-103 chromosome 15, BGAUD_0.2, whole genome shotgun sequence encodes the following:
- the tomm20a gene encoding translocase of outer mitochondrial membrane 20, whose amino-acid sequence is MMGSKMGTIAAGIGGALFIGYCVYFDRKRRSDPNFKKILRERRMKQKISQEKSGLARLPDLKDPGAVQQFFLDEIQLGEELLAQGDYEKSVDHLTNAIAVCGQPQQLLQVLQQTLPPPVFQMLITKVPTISQRIANAQNLAEDDVE